The Prosthecobacter debontii genome segment TGCCTTCATTCCTGGAGCCATGATCACCTACTATCAAACCGTGACCATCAGCCTGGATGCCAATGAAACCGTCGTCTCCCACAGCTTTGTCGAAAGCACGAAGGAGAAGACCGGCATGGGCTTCAGCTACGGTTCTTAATTTTCCGTTAGGCCGTTTGATCGAACCTCAACGCGCAGGGGGCTCTGTCCCCTGCGCGTTTTATTTTTTCCCTGCGTCAGCGCGGTCATTCGGTCTGCATGGCATGCCAATCGATCACCCACGCACGCGCTGCACCACAGCACGCACCTCCGCCGCGCGGGCCGTGATCGCCGCCCAGTCCTTCTGCTGGATGAGCTCACGTGGAGCTAGCCAGGAGCCGCCCAGGGCATGCACACTGGGTTCCTGCAGATAAGCCTCGGCATTCCCTGCCCCCACCCCACCTAACGGGATGTATTTCACACCCAGATGTGCGAAGGGCGCAGCGATGGTGCGCAGGTAGGCCAAGCCTCCGCAGGGCTCCGATGGAAAGAACTTGAGCAAACGGCAGCCTTGCTCAACCGCCAGCTCGATGTCCGTGGGGGTGCAAACACCCGGCGCGAAAGGAAGACCGATGCGCTGAGCCTCGGCCACCACGCGTGGATTCATGCCAGGGGCCACACCGAACGCCGCGCCCGCCTCCTTCACTTCATTGACCTGACCAAGGGTCAAGATCGTGCCGACGCCGACTTTCATTTCCGGCACTTCTGCGCGAATGCGCTGCAGCGCCTCCATGGCCACCGGTGTGCGCAGCGTCAGCTCCAGGCAATCCACCCCGCCTGCCACCAACG includes the following:
- a CDS encoding bifunctional 4-hydroxy-2-oxoglutarate aldolase/2-dehydro-3-deoxy-phosphogluconate aldolase, translating into MSFSEPLKKHLHAAGVIAVLMLDEVEAAVPVARALVAGGVDCLELTLRTPVAMEALQRIRAEVPEMKVGVGTILTLGQVNEVKEAGAAFGVAPGMNPRVVAEAQRIGLPFAPGVCTPTDIELAVEQGCRLLKFFPSEPCGGLAYLRTIAAPFAHLGVKYIPLGGVGAGNAEAYLQEPSVHALGGSWLAPRELIQQKDWAAITARAAEVRAVVQRVRG